In a single window of the Fibrobacter sp. genome:
- the tssB gene encoding type VI secretion system contractile sheath small subunit yields the protein MSGSFQNEIPAARINLKLDVGRGDARKKIELPLKFLVMGDFTGKKKEKRISERERISINKENFGQVMESMNLSLDFTVENKLSGQGELRIGLDIEDMDSFKPENVARNIPALSRLLAARNLLKDLKSNLLDNREFRKRLEEILRAPASARLLQAQLKKIVPEAQEQPA from the coding sequence ATGTCGGGAAGTTTTCAGAATGAGATACCTGCAGCCCGGATAAACCTCAAGCTTGACGTAGGCAGAGGAGATGCCAGAAAGAAAATCGAACTGCCGCTTAAATTTCTCGTTATGGGAGATTTTACCGGGAAGAAAAAGGAGAAGCGTATTTCCGAGCGGGAGAGGATAAGTATCAACAAAGAGAATTTCGGGCAGGTGATGGAAAGTATGAATCTGAGTCTTGATTTTACTGTTGAAAACAAGCTTTCCGGACAGGGTGAACTCAGGATTGGTCTCGATATAGAGGATATGGATTCGTTCAAGCCGGAGAATGTCGCCAGGAATATTCCTGCCTTAAGCCGGCTCCTTGCAGCGCGCAACCTGCTTAAGGATCTCAAATCCAACCTTCTGGATAACCGGGAATTCAGAAAACGTCTTGAGGAAATCCTGAGGGCTCCGGCAAGTGCGCGTTTGCTTCAGGCTCAGCTTAAAAAGATCGTTCCTGAAGCACAGGAACAGCCGGCTTAG
- a CDS encoding nodulation protein NfeD → MIILPFLLAFLICFTVAGEDSIQGNPGKPVVVVIPVEGTVDPGMAAFISRALRDSRKYPERIIVFEMDSFGGQVDAAFQIVDTIMNVKDSTICYVKTKAISAGALIALASNRLVMKNATTIGDVAPLTMSGSGEPKMLGEKYQSPIRAKFRTLAKRNGYPETLTESMVTAEMEVYEIRFKDTTMYLDSTGFSELDPALKKQIISKKTVVNKGELLTMDDVEAVKLGFSEMSVSDLQEMLMKLGYGDLEVVRISQNWSESFVRYISIIAPVLIMIGFSALYIELRTPGFGAPGIIGIICLGLVFFGQYMVGLADYTELLIMVIGVVLLAIEIFVLPGFGIAGFAGIAFLILGIVLSFQDFVIPKPEFPWQAKQLIRNLTMVLLSFVGSIVLILLFFRYVFPRLGTVLNGPYLKADLGDARSDPDTGTTLLPGDRGEVVTALRPSGKALINGETWDVITDGEFVEKGEKITVVEVRGSRTVVSKEQ, encoded by the coding sequence ATGATTATTCTTCCTTTTCTGCTCGCTTTTCTGATCTGCTTCACAGTTGCCGGAGAAGACAGCATTCAGGGTAACCCTGGAAAGCCTGTTGTGGTAGTAATCCCGGTTGAAGGCACAGTTGATCCGGGAATGGCAGCATTTATCTCCAGAGCCCTCAGAGACAGCAGGAAATACCCTGAAAGAATCATCGTTTTTGAGATGGATTCTTTTGGAGGGCAGGTCGATGCTGCATTTCAGATAGTCGATACCATAATGAATGTAAAAGACAGCACTATCTGCTATGTGAAAACCAAAGCAATCTCCGCGGGCGCACTGATCGCGCTTGCGAGCAACAGACTGGTGATGAAAAATGCCACCACCATAGGAGATGTGGCTCCTTTGACCATGTCCGGTAGCGGGGAGCCGAAGATGCTGGGAGAGAAGTATCAATCGCCGATCAGGGCAAAATTCCGCACCCTGGCAAAAAGAAACGGGTACCCTGAAACTCTGACTGAATCGATGGTTACTGCGGAAATGGAAGTGTATGAGATTCGTTTCAAAGATACAACCATGTACCTGGACTCCACAGGGTTCTCCGAACTTGATCCTGCACTGAAAAAACAGATCATCTCCAAAAAAACTGTTGTAAATAAAGGTGAACTTCTAACCATGGATGATGTTGAGGCGGTGAAACTCGGTTTTTCGGAGATGAGCGTTTCAGATCTGCAGGAGATGCTCATGAAACTGGGTTATGGTGACCTGGAGGTAGTAAGAATATCTCAGAACTGGTCCGAATCCTTCGTAAGGTACATCAGTATAATAGCCCCTGTTCTGATCATGATTGGTTTCTCCGCCCTCTACATTGAACTGCGCACACCAGGTTTTGGTGCTCCGGGGATTATAGGAATAATCTGTCTTGGTCTGGTCTTCTTCGGTCAATACATGGTTGGGCTTGCGGATTACACAGAACTATTGATCATGGTTATTGGAGTAGTGCTTCTGGCAATAGAGATCTTTGTATTGCCTGGTTTCGGAATAGCAGGATTTGCAGGAATAGCCTTTTTGATACTGGGGATCGTCCTTTCATTCCAGGATTTTGTTATTCCCAAACCGGAATTTCCCTGGCAGGCCAAACAATTGATCAGAAATCTGACCATGGTTCTTTTGAGTTTTGTGGGGTCGATTGTACTGATCCTTCTTTTCTTCCGGTATGTATTTCCCCGCCTCGGCACAGTTTTAAACGGGCCGTATCTCAAGGCAGACCTGGGCGATGCCAGAAGTGACCCGGATACCGGAACAACTCTCCTTCCGGGTGACCGGGGTGAAGTGGTAACCGCCCTCCGCCCATCTGGAAAGGCCTTGATCAATGGAGAAACCTGGGATGTAATTACGGACGGTGAATTCGTGGAAAAAGGTGAAAAAATAACAGTAGTAGAGGTTAGAGGCAGCCGGACTGTTGTCTCAAAGGAGCAGTAA
- the floA gene encoding flotillin-like protein FloA (flotillin-like protein involved in membrane lipid rafts) — protein sequence MSINGILLILLIVAGLVLFFFVGSAISLYMQALISGARVGLFNIVFMRFRKVPPKLIVESKIMAVKAGIEITTDALESHYLAGGNVLRVVQALIAADKANIPLVFKRAAAIDLAGRNVLEAVQMSVNPKVIETPRVAAVAKDGIQLTALTRVTVRANIDRLVGGAGEETVLARVGEGIVTTIGSAATHKQVLENPDSISKRVLEKGLDAGTAFEILSIDIADVDVGKNIGAELETDRAEADKKIAQAKAEERRAMAIAAEQEMKAMVQEMKAKVVEAEAEIPLAMAEAFRKGQLGVMDYYHMKNVMADTQMRESISQPPKNAEKDKI from the coding sequence ATGTCAATCAACGGTATACTCTTAATTCTACTAATCGTCGCTGGTCTGGTATTGTTTTTCTTTGTAGGTTCCGCAATCTCCCTTTATATGCAGGCTCTTATCTCCGGGGCCAGAGTCGGATTGTTCAATATCGTCTTTATGCGTTTCAGGAAAGTTCCCCCAAAACTGATAGTTGAATCAAAAATCATGGCCGTGAAGGCAGGAATAGAGATCACCACTGATGCTCTGGAATCCCATTACCTGGCCGGTGGAAATGTACTCCGTGTTGTTCAGGCACTTATCGCTGCTGACAAAGCCAATATCCCGCTGGTTTTTAAACGCGCTGCTGCAATAGATCTTGCTGGAAGAAATGTGCTGGAAGCAGTACAGATGAGCGTAAATCCCAAGGTTATCGAGACCCCAAGGGTTGCGGCTGTTGCCAAGGATGGAATCCAGCTCACTGCTCTTACAAGAGTTACTGTAAGAGCAAATATCGACAGGCTGGTTGGAGGAGCGGGTGAGGAAACTGTACTGGCAAGGGTCGGAGAGGGAATCGTTACCACAATAGGATCAGCAGCCACTCACAAACAGGTACTTGAAAACCCCGACTCCATCTCCAAGAGGGTGCTTGAGAAGGGACTTGACGCGGGAACAGCTTTTGAGATCCTCTCAATCGATATTGCCGATGTTGACGTTGGAAAAAATATCGGAGCGGAACTGGAAACCGATCGTGCTGAAGCAGACAAGAAAATCGCGCAGGCTAAAGCAGAGGAGCGCCGCGCCATGGCTATCGCAGCCGAGCAGGAGATGAAGGCTATGGTGCAGGAAATGAAAGCTAAAGTAGTCGAGGCTGAAGCGGAAATACCCCTGGCTATGGCAGAGGCATTCAGAAAGGGCCAGTTGGGAGTCATGGATTATTACCACATGAAAAATGTCATGGCTGATACTCAGATGAGAGAATCCATAAGCCAGCCTCCTAAAAATGCAGAAAAGGATAAGATCTAA
- a CDS encoding serine protease, with product MSGGLFWPIVLQLIGVVVIILEFILPSGGLLGIAALGLFGYSLYIVFTGISVSAGIAFVVIDILTLPILLIVGIKMLAASPVALKESIDSKTGGVSQPPEWAGLKGKEGTAITDLRPAGTALVEGKKYDVVSKGEYVEKGTVLEIVLVDGNRIVVRKKVVPESQLPTEQ from the coding sequence ATGAGTGGTGGATTGTTCTGGCCAATAGTGCTTCAACTGATTGGTGTCGTGGTAATAATACTGGAATTCATCCTTCCTTCAGGAGGATTGCTCGGTATAGCTGCTCTGGGCCTTTTTGGGTATTCTTTGTATATAGTCTTTACCGGGATCTCTGTTTCAGCCGGTATTGCCTTCGTGGTAATTGACATACTGACTCTTCCGATACTTTTAATAGTCGGTATCAAAATGCTGGCAGCATCACCGGTTGCCTTGAAAGAATCTATTGACAGTAAGACCGGCGGGGTTTCGCAGCCGCCGGAATGGGCTGGACTGAAAGGAAAAGAGGGAACTGCAATCACCGATTTACGCCCCGCAGGAACCGCCCTTGTAGAGGGGAAAAAATACGATGTTGTAAGTAAAGGGGAATATGTAGAAAAAGGGACTGTTCTTGAAATAGTCCTTGTAGATGGAAACAGAATAGTAGTTAGAAAGAAAGTTGTACCAGAGTCGCAATTACCAACTGAACAATAA
- the tssA gene encoding type VI secretion system protein TssA: protein MEKLFSKESIISGLLSTIVDPLSEENPNGCSINYDSHFEELKNEISRQGNIDFSLIERNALKLLKEKSKDLRVISYLSLVYLHNSDWEKFADVFEGLAVLAQGDFDQLYPDRQRARQMAIEWMSQERYSRFLMERKPGSADYDQIKRLIKSLEKLKLELDNRFTENSPFPLNLLKSAQEWESLCRPAPLSSAPNKQPEKQEETPKQVQSRIKESAQLLIEKEPAKASGYRIMRCIRWDHLEKAPKAENGRTLLSSPDEGQRKLFVNLLERKDWKQMLERSEAVFSSGAAHLWLDLQCYSSCASRALGYDEVHEAIVYETERLLNRIPGLSSLSFSDGFPFCDEMTKSWIETEVKRFKGREESSCRKTGQEEDAFEEERTAAVGLVAEGRFEEAIEAVQNGKPPVNAREGFRRSLLIAEILLKASQADSASVVLESLEERIERFRIDLWEPELAVDTWALLWKACRDAKMTSESRHEKQKLILKKVMEIDPGRGLRINK from the coding sequence TTGGAAAAACTGTTTTCAAAGGAGAGTATTATTTCCGGATTGCTGTCTACAATCGTGGATCCGTTGAGTGAAGAAAATCCCAATGGATGCAGCATCAATTATGATTCACATTTTGAAGAGCTGAAAAATGAGATAAGCAGGCAGGGAAACATTGATTTCAGCCTGATTGAGCGTAATGCACTCAAACTTCTTAAGGAGAAGTCAAAGGATCTCAGAGTCATTTCATATCTCAGTCTTGTTTACCTGCACAACAGTGACTGGGAGAAGTTTGCTGATGTCTTTGAGGGACTGGCGGTACTTGCTCAAGGTGATTTCGATCAGCTCTACCCCGATCGTCAGAGAGCCAGACAGATGGCAATCGAGTGGATGTCGCAGGAGCGTTACAGCAGGTTCCTTATGGAAAGGAAGCCCGGCTCTGCTGATTATGATCAAATCAAACGGCTGATCAAATCGCTCGAAAAACTGAAACTGGAACTGGATAACAGGTTTACAGAGAATTCTCCCTTTCCGCTGAATCTTCTGAAATCCGCACAGGAATGGGAATCTCTCTGCAGGCCTGCCCCTCTTTCAAGTGCTCCGAATAAACAACCGGAAAAGCAGGAGGAAACTCCTAAACAGGTCCAAAGCAGAATAAAGGAAAGCGCGCAGTTACTGATTGAGAAGGAACCCGCGAAAGCATCAGGCTACAGGATCATGAGGTGCATCAGATGGGATCATCTGGAGAAGGCTCCTAAAGCTGAGAATGGTAGGACACTTTTGTCTTCTCCTGATGAGGGGCAGAGAAAACTCTTTGTAAATCTGCTTGAGAGAAAAGACTGGAAACAAATGCTTGAGAGGAGTGAAGCTGTTTTCAGTTCCGGAGCGGCTCATCTCTGGCTTGATCTTCAGTGTTATTCGTCCTGTGCCAGCAGGGCACTTGGGTATGATGAAGTTCATGAGGCTATAGTTTACGAAACAGAGCGGCTCCTCAACAGGATTCCGGGACTGTCCTCATTGTCTTTCTCTGATGGGTTTCCATTCTGTGATGAGATGACAAAAAGCTGGATAGAGACTGAGGTGAAAAGATTCAAAGGAAGAGAGGAAAGCAGTTGCAGAAAAACGGGGCAGGAAGAGGATGCTTTTGAGGAAGAGCGAACTGCGGCTGTGGGATTAGTTGCGGAGGGTAGATTTGAGGAGGCAATTGAAGCCGTTCAGAATGGAAAGCCGCCGGTTAATGCCCGTGAGGGTTTCCGCAGATCACTTCTTATTGCTGAGATTCTGCTGAAAGCCTCACAGGCTGATTCAGCTTCTGTTGTTCTGGAGTCTCTGGAAGAGAGGATCGAGAGGTTTAGAATAGACTTATGGGAGCCGGAACTTGCAGTTGACACATGGGCACTTCTGTGGAAAGCCTGCAGAGATGCAAAGATGACATCTGAGAGCAGGCATGAGAAGCAGAAGTTGATATTGAAGAAGGTAATGGAGATAGACCCTGGAAGAGGACTGCGAATCAACAAATAA
- the glgC gene encoding glucose-1-phosphate adenylyltransferase: MLYRNSVSYPNVLGMIMAGGEGSRLHPLTKERAKPAVYFGGKYRIIDFVLNNFINSGIFKIKVLTQFKSDSLIKHLTTGWNLNRMLGHYIDPVPAQMRTGKKWYQGTADAIFQNINLIEDENPDYIAIFGADHIYKMDLSLMLDYHRQMGAVATIAAIPKPISEACNFGVIEIDPSGRMIGFDEKPKNPRSIPGNPGMALVSMGNYIFNKKFLVRELFNDASIAGSSHDFGKDIIPKIFPDYPIYIYNFINNRIPGETPEQNLYWEDVGTLDSYYQANMTLRDVMPEINLYNEHWPIRTAPAQSPPAKFVFSGQNNEKRRGEALDSIVSGGCIISGGRVISSVLSRGARVHSLATVEDSILFPDVVISEKAYVRKAIIDRGVRVGPGEKIGFDLEQDKKRYFVTESGIVVLGQASRNLQV; the protein is encoded by the coding sequence ATGCTGTACAGAAATTCTGTATCATATCCCAATGTTTTAGGGATGATAATGGCAGGAGGTGAGGGGTCGCGTCTGCACCCTTTGACTAAAGAACGGGCAAAACCAGCGGTTTATTTCGGTGGCAAGTACCGCATTATTGATTTTGTTCTGAACAATTTTATAAACTCCGGAATCTTCAAGATAAAAGTACTTACCCAGTTTAAATCCGATTCACTTATAAAGCATCTTACTACCGGGTGGAATCTTAACAGGATGCTGGGGCATTATATTGATCCTGTTCCTGCGCAGATGCGTACTGGGAAGAAATGGTACCAGGGGACGGCTGATGCGATTTTTCAGAATATCAATTTGATTGAAGATGAGAACCCAGATTATATAGCGATTTTCGGAGCAGATCATATCTATAAAATGGATCTCTCTCTGATGCTCGACTATCATCGTCAGATGGGAGCTGTTGCCACAATAGCCGCTATACCCAAACCTATCAGTGAGGCCTGTAATTTCGGGGTAATTGAGATTGATCCCAGCGGCAGGATGATAGGTTTTGATGAGAAACCCAAAAATCCCCGCTCGATTCCCGGTAATCCGGGGATGGCTCTGGTATCGATGGGCAACTATATATTCAATAAAAAATTCCTGGTAAGGGAGCTTTTTAATGATGCCTCAATTGCCGGATCTTCCCACGATTTTGGCAAAGATATTATTCCAAAGATCTTCCCGGATTATCCGATTTACATCTATAATTTCATCAATAACAGAATACCGGGCGAGACGCCGGAGCAGAATCTTTACTGGGAAGATGTGGGGACACTGGATTCATATTATCAGGCCAATATGACTCTCAGGGATGTGATGCCAGAGATAAATCTCTATAATGAGCATTGGCCAATCCGGACCGCACCCGCGCAATCTCCTCCTGCCAAGTTTGTCTTTTCAGGGCAAAACAATGAGAAAAGAAGGGGAGAGGCACTTGATTCGATAGTATCGGGAGGGTGTATTATAAGCGGGGGGCGTGTGATCAGTTCTGTGCTCTCCAGGGGAGCACGTGTGCACAGTCTGGCAACGGTAGAGGATTCGATCCTGTTTCCGGATGTGGTGATCAGTGAAAAAGCGTATGTGCGGAAAGCTATAATAGACCGGGGCGTACGTGTAGGACCTGGGGAGAAGATCGGTTTTGATCTGGAGCAGGACAAAAAACGCTACTTTGTGACTGAAAGCGGGATAGTAGTACTCGGGCAGGCATCGAGGAATCTCCAGGTGTAA
- a CDS encoding RNA polymerase sigma factor RpoD/SigA: MSYRTEALYFRDITRFQMLTDQQERELVLSVQRKEPGAVNKLITANLRFVVSVAKRYRGRGLTYLELINEGNLGLLKAASRFDLNMNVKFISYAVWWIRQSIQKALFEQAGTVRIPPNKIALIHKFKQALDRNCGDFNKTISMEEFRDQEAEIVDVMEKLRGISLDAPVSSGKPDEEPGKTLQDVLGENPDQDGESARKELGSVLDSVLANISSREERILRMYYGLNFSRQFTLEEIGKELSLTRERVRLIRDRSLRKLFQNPMSRAKLTPFFNDSCQ; this comes from the coding sequence ATGTCTTACAGAACAGAGGCATTATATTTCCGGGATATAACCCGTTTCCAGATGCTCACAGATCAACAGGAACGGGAACTGGTACTGTCTGTCCAGAGGAAAGAACCGGGTGCAGTAAACAAGCTGATTACAGCCAATCTTAGATTTGTTGTAAGCGTAGCCAAGCGTTACCGGGGAAGAGGGCTTACCTATCTTGAACTGATCAATGAGGGCAATCTTGGACTTCTCAAGGCTGCCAGCAGATTTGATCTCAACATGAATGTGAAGTTTATCTCCTATGCTGTGTGGTGGATAAGGCAGTCGATCCAGAAAGCACTTTTTGAGCAGGCAGGGACTGTGCGTATCCCACCCAATAAAATTGCACTGATCCACAAATTCAAGCAGGCTCTGGACAGAAACTGCGGTGACTTCAACAAGACAATCAGCATGGAGGAATTCAGGGATCAGGAAGCCGAAATCGTTGATGTGATGGAGAAGCTCAGAGGAATATCACTGGATGCTCCTGTAAGCAGTGGAAAGCCGGATGAGGAACCCGGAAAAACACTTCAGGATGTACTTGGTGAGAACCCGGACCAGGATGGAGAGAGCGCAAGGAAAGAACTGGGTTCGGTTCTGGACAGTGTGCTGGCGAATATCTCAAGCAGGGAAGAGCGCATACTTCGGATGTACTACGGGCTGAATTTCTCACGTCAATTTACACTTGAGGAGATCGGAAAAGAGCTGAGCCTGACACGGGAGAGGGTCAGGCTGATAAGGGACCGCTCTTTAAGGAAGCTTTTTCAGAATCCTATGTCACGGGCCAAGCTGACACCTTTCTTTAACGATTCTTGTCAATAA